A window of the Streptomyces sp. NBC_00454 genome harbors these coding sequences:
- a CDS encoding urease accessory protein UreD has translation MSIVAAAPEAPVPPGAPVPPARLDPAHYEPPRVPLEVLRHASVPDTLGVGRPGKVGLLELGFERAGGRTELVRHYQKSPLQIIRPLYFDPHRPDLPITFLMSTGGGIIQADRLRTDLVFGPGTSGHVTTQAATKVYRMEHDYAVAQTFLTAGPEAYVEYLPDPVIPYVDSRFYQRTIVTAHPTATVLASETVLSGRLARGERNAYEVFASDFEVRRPGGELVALDTVRLEPGGSGVDGPAVLAGHCVMACFFAVSPLAPARELADLLHATLAGRGLPYGVSVLPQECGAWVRVLGEHTEAVTLALVAAWDAVRRRLIGVPAPDLRKT, from the coding sequence GTGAGCATCGTGGCGGCCGCGCCCGAAGCGCCGGTCCCGCCCGGTGCGCCGGTCCCGCCCGCACGGCTGGACCCGGCGCACTACGAGCCCCCGCGCGTCCCCCTGGAGGTGCTCCGGCACGCTTCGGTGCCGGACACCCTGGGCGTGGGGCGACCGGGGAAGGTCGGCCTGCTGGAGCTCGGCTTCGAGCGGGCCGGCGGGCGGACGGAGCTGGTGCGGCACTACCAGAAGTCCCCGCTGCAGATCATCCGGCCGCTCTACTTCGACCCGCACCGCCCCGACCTGCCGATCACCTTCCTGATGTCCACCGGCGGCGGGATCATCCAGGCCGACCGGCTCCGCACCGACCTGGTCTTCGGCCCGGGCACCTCGGGGCACGTCACCACCCAGGCGGCCACCAAGGTCTACCGGATGGAGCACGACTACGCCGTCGCGCAGACCTTCCTGACCGCCGGGCCGGAGGCGTACGTCGAGTACCTGCCGGATCCGGTCATCCCCTACGTCGACTCGCGCTTCTACCAGCGCACGATCGTCACCGCCCACCCCACGGCCACCGTGCTGGCGAGCGAGACGGTGCTGTCCGGCCGGCTCGCGCGCGGGGAGCGCAACGCCTACGAGGTCTTCGCCTCGGACTTCGAAGTACGCAGGCCGGGCGGCGAGTTGGTCGCGCTGGACACCGTACGCCTGGAGCCCGGGGGGTCCGGGGTGGACGGTCCCGCCGTGCTGGCCGGGCACTGCGTGATGGCCTGCTTCTTCGCGGTCAGCCCGCTCGCCCCCGCCCGGGAGCTCGCCGACCTGCTGCACGCGACGCTGGCGGGCCGCGGACTCCCCTACGGGGTCAGCGTGTTGCCGCAGGAGTGCGGGGCCTGGGTGCGGGTGCTCGGCGAGCACACCGAGGCGGTGACCCTGGCGCTGGTCGCCGCCTGGGACGCGGTGCGGCGGCGCCTGATCGGCGTACCGGCTCCGGACCTGCGCAAGACCTAG
- the ureG gene encoding urease accessory protein UreG — MNVDNVLRVGIGGPVGSGKTALIEALVPVLIERGHRPAVITNDIYTQEDAHHVRRTLAGVLDPERVVGVETGACPHTAVRDDPTMNLAAGAEMLERFPDVDTLLYESGGDNLTLTFSPVLVDMFLFVLDTAEGEKMPRKRGPGITESDMLVINKIDIAQYVRADIRVMERDAHHVREGRPVALTNCLTGEGLEEIANFIESFRRVPA, encoded by the coding sequence ATGAACGTGGACAATGTCCTGCGCGTCGGCATCGGCGGCCCCGTCGGCTCCGGGAAGACGGCTCTGATCGAGGCCCTGGTTCCGGTGCTCATCGAGCGCGGCCACCGGCCCGCCGTGATCACGAACGACATCTACACGCAGGAGGACGCCCATCACGTGCGCCGCACCCTTGCCGGGGTGCTCGATCCCGAGCGGGTCGTGGGCGTGGAGACCGGAGCCTGCCCGCACACCGCCGTGCGCGACGACCCGACGATGAACCTCGCCGCGGGCGCCGAGATGCTGGAGCGCTTCCCCGATGTCGACACCCTGCTCTACGAGTCCGGCGGCGACAACCTCACCCTGACCTTCAGCCCGGTCCTCGTCGACATGTTCCTCTTCGTCCTGGACACCGCGGAGGGAGAGAAGATGCCCCGCAAGCGCGGGCCGGGCATCACCGAGTCCGACATGCTGGTGATCAACAAGATCGACATCGCCCAGTACGTGCGCGCCGACATCCGCGTGATGGAGCGCGACGCGCACCACGTGCGCGAAGGGCGCCCCGTCGCCCTGACCAACTGCCTCACCGGAGAGGGCCTGGAGGAGATCGCGAACTTCATCGAGTCCTTCCGCCGGGTACCGGCGTGA
- a CDS encoding urease accessory protein UreF — translation MSITVDSPGAAASSGNAASPAATPVQALLVSLQLTDSAFPSGFYTLSHGLEGYAQAKAVTPEGVPELLADLLRHSVGPSDATALALAHRAALARDWDALAETDQRLNATKLNEGLRRAATRTGRQLLDLARECVGGEPLEQYAALVAAKRAPGSQAVAAGVAYAAAGVPAEQAVVSDLFAYSASFTGAALRLRLTDHRRAQVVLRSIAPVIEEVSGAALRRELADLGGCVPMADVMSGRHERAEARLFAT, via the coding sequence ATGAGCATCACCGTGGACTCCCCGGGCGCAGCGGCTTCCTCGGGCAACGCGGCCTCCCCCGCCGCCACGCCGGTGCAGGCCCTGCTGGTCAGCCTCCAGCTGACCGACTCGGCCTTCCCCAGCGGCTTCTACACGCTCTCGCACGGCCTCGAGGGCTACGCCCAGGCCAAGGCCGTGACCCCCGAGGGCGTGCCGGAGCTGCTGGCCGACCTGCTGCGGCACTCGGTGGGGCCCTCCGACGCCACCGCGCTGGCGCTGGCCCACCGGGCCGCGCTGGCCCGTGACTGGGACGCCCTCGCCGAGACGGACCAGCGGCTGAACGCGACCAAGCTGAACGAGGGCCTGCGCCGCGCCGCCACCCGTACCGGCCGACAGCTGCTGGACCTGGCCCGGGAGTGCGTCGGCGGCGAGCCGCTGGAGCAGTACGCGGCGCTCGTCGCCGCCAAGCGGGCCCCCGGCTCACAGGCCGTGGCCGCCGGGGTCGCCTACGCGGCCGCCGGTGTCCCGGCCGAACAGGCGGTGGTGAGCGATCTGTTCGCGTACTCCGCCAGTTTCACCGGGGCGGCGCTGCGGCTGCGGCTCACGGACCACCGCAGGGCCCAGGTGGTCCTGCGGTCCATCGCGCCCGTCATCGAGGAGGTATCGGGCGCCGCACTGCGGCGCGAACTCGCCGATCTCGGCGGGTGCGTTCCGATGGCGGACGTGATGTCGGGCCGTCACGAGCGGGCCGAGGCCCGGCTGTTCGCCACCTGA
- the ureC gene encoding urease subunit alpha, producing MAVLSRKQYTDLFGPTVGDRFHLADTNLVVEVEKDHNEGHYGDEAVYGGGKGIRDGMAQDPQATNAQGALDLVITNVVVMDAILGVVKGDLGIKDGFIAGLGKAGNPHTQSGVHPKLVIGPGTEVISGEHLIATAGGIDTHIHFIAPQQAEHGLSNGITTLIGGGTGPSDGTNGTTCTPGPWNIGRMYQAVEDMPVNVGLLGKGNGSLPDALIEQIEAGVCGLKVHEDWGTTPAALSKALDVADDYDVQVAVHTDTLNESGFFEDTRSAIDGRTIHTFHTEGAGGGHAPDIMRVAGEPNVLPSSTNPTLPYTVNSVDELLDMVMVCHHLSHDIPEDVSFADSRVRAETIAAETVLHDEGVISIFSSDSQAMGRIGESWTRAFQTAHHCKDQRGKLDGDTERNDNFRVLRYLAKMTINPAIASGTADYIGSLEAGKLADIVLWPINSFAAKPKMVIKGGLINWALMGDPNASLPTPQPVYYRPMFGAYGKARQATRVSFMSQAAIDLGVPQKLGLDSKVLPVRHCRTVGKQHMVRNDALPRITVDPETYKVSLDGVPATIEPARELPLNHLFYLA from the coding sequence ATGGCTGTCCTGAGCCGCAAGCAGTACACCGACCTGTTCGGGCCGACCGTCGGCGACCGCTTCCACCTCGCGGACACCAACCTGGTCGTCGAGGTCGAGAAGGACCACAACGAGGGCCACTACGGCGACGAGGCCGTGTACGGCGGCGGCAAGGGCATCCGCGACGGCATGGCCCAGGACCCGCAGGCCACCAACGCGCAGGGCGCCCTCGACCTGGTCATCACCAACGTCGTCGTCATGGACGCGATCCTGGGCGTGGTCAAGGGCGACCTCGGCATCAAGGACGGGTTCATCGCGGGTCTCGGCAAGGCCGGCAACCCGCACACCCAGTCCGGGGTCCACCCCAAGCTGGTCATCGGCCCCGGCACCGAGGTGATCTCGGGCGAGCACCTGATCGCCACGGCCGGGGGCATCGACACCCACATCCACTTCATCGCCCCGCAGCAGGCCGAGCACGGCCTGTCCAACGGCATCACCACCCTCATCGGCGGCGGCACCGGCCCCTCCGACGGCACCAACGGCACGACCTGCACCCCGGGTCCGTGGAACATCGGCCGCATGTACCAGGCGGTCGAGGACATGCCGGTCAACGTCGGTCTGCTGGGCAAGGGCAACGGCTCGCTGCCGGACGCCCTGATCGAGCAGATCGAGGCGGGCGTCTGCGGTCTGAAGGTGCACGAGGACTGGGGCACGACCCCGGCCGCCCTGAGCAAGGCCCTGGACGTCGCCGACGACTACGACGTCCAGGTCGCGGTGCACACCGACACCCTCAACGAGTCCGGTTTCTTCGAGGACACCCGCTCGGCCATCGACGGGCGCACCATCCACACCTTCCACACCGAGGGCGCGGGCGGCGGCCACGCCCCCGACATCATGCGGGTGGCCGGAGAGCCCAACGTCCTGCCGTCCTCCACCAATCCGACGCTTCCGTACACCGTGAACTCGGTGGACGAGCTCCTCGACATGGTGATGGTCTGCCACCACCTGTCGCACGACATCCCGGAGGACGTCTCCTTCGCGGACTCCCGCGTGCGCGCCGAGACGATCGCCGCCGAGACGGTGCTGCACGACGAGGGCGTCATCTCGATCTTCTCCTCCGACTCGCAGGCCATGGGCCGCATCGGGGAGTCCTGGACCCGCGCCTTCCAGACCGCGCACCACTGCAAGGACCAGCGCGGCAAGCTCGACGGGGACACCGAGCGCAACGACAACTTCCGGGTGCTGCGCTACCTGGCCAAGATGACGATCAACCCGGCGATCGCCTCGGGCACGGCCGATTACATCGGCTCCCTGGAGGCGGGCAAGCTCGCCGACATCGTGCTGTGGCCGATCAACTCCTTCGCCGCCAAGCCGAAGATGGTCATCAAGGGCGGCCTGATCAACTGGGCGCTGATGGGCGACCCGAACGCCTCGCTGCCGACCCCGCAGCCCGTCTACTACCGGCCGATGTTCGGCGCGTACGGCAAGGCCCGGCAGGCCACCCGCGTCTCCTTCATGTCCCAGGCCGCGATCGACCTGGGCGTACCGCAGAAGCTGGGCCTGGACAGCAAGGTCCTGCCGGTCCGGCACTGCCGGACGGTCGGCAAGCAGCACATGGTCCGCAACGACGCGCTGCCCCGGATCACGGTGGACCCCGAGACGTACAAGGTCAGCCTGGACGGGGTGCCGGCCACCATCGAGCCGGCCCGCGAACTGCCGCTGAACCACCTGTTCTACCTGGCATGA
- a CDS encoding urease subunit beta, with product MSGGAKYLYGEGSVEINAGRRKAKVTVSNTGDRAVQVGSHYHFFEANRALDFDRNAAYGMHLDLPAGTGVRFEPGDTREVELTAYSGHGRLIGFSSLVDGGLGSTDTRIRALRRAVELGFKGARIEDVHTETAPRAAGAGDGAKAGSGAKSEDGKKSKSHKKGDK from the coding sequence ATGTCCGGTGGCGCCAAATACCTCTACGGAGAAGGCTCCGTAGAGATCAACGCCGGCCGCCGCAAGGCCAAGGTCACCGTCTCCAACACGGGCGACCGCGCGGTCCAGGTCGGCTCGCACTACCACTTCTTCGAGGCCAACCGGGCCCTGGACTTCGACCGCAACGCCGCCTACGGCATGCACCTCGACCTCCCCGCCGGTACCGGCGTGCGCTTCGAGCCGGGCGACACCCGCGAGGTCGAGCTCACCGCGTACAGCGGACACGGCCGGCTGATCGGCTTCAGCTCCCTCGTAGACGGCGGCCTCGGCTCCACCGACACCCGCATCCGCGCCCTGCGCCGGGCGGTCGAACTCGGCTTCAAGGGCGCCCGGATCGAGGACGTCCACACCGAGACGGCGCCCCGCGCCGCCGGTGCCGGGGACGGCGCCAAGGCCGGAAGCGGCGCCAAGAGCGAGGACGGCAAGAAGAGCAAGTCCCACAAGAAGGGCGACAAGTAG
- a CDS encoding sirohydrochlorin chelatase, translated as MAAAVAPERPGRAPESAATVILAGGHEGAAAAGAVSAGRPLAEAVRRALAASPEPVCVVPMTLGRDPGLIADCARALRWLGRDEGRGRLVLAPPFATVDHLTAWLRTAALKAVREAPETSAVLVTAPAAGPFEDADLFRVARLVRQYGHHRWVEVAFDGGDPDLAEGVERCRRLGAGHVALIRAAFAAPAEMPAGVLDTGPLLSEAALAQVVRARVQEALHRLAHGQDGITEGLDAEHGHGYAHAHGPGGDHGHPHGGDQGHEHGHAHGPGHPHGPGHTHGHSHH; from the coding sequence ATGGCCGCCGCAGTCGCACCCGAACGGCCGGGCAGGGCCCCGGAGTCGGCGGCCACGGTGATCCTGGCCGGCGGCCACGAAGGCGCGGCCGCGGCCGGGGCCGTGAGCGCTGGCCGGCCGCTGGCCGAAGCCGTGCGCCGGGCGCTCGCCGCCTCGCCCGAGCCGGTCTGCGTGGTCCCGATGACGCTGGGGCGCGACCCCGGGCTGATCGCCGACTGCGCCCGCGCGCTGCGCTGGCTGGGCCGTGACGAGGGCCGCGGGCGGCTCGTGCTGGCCCCGCCGTTCGCCACGGTGGACCATCTGACCGCGTGGCTGCGTACCGCCGCCCTCAAGGCGGTGCGCGAGGCGCCCGAAACCTCCGCCGTCCTGGTCACGGCGCCCGCCGCCGGGCCCTTCGAGGACGCCGACCTCTTCCGGGTGGCCCGGCTGGTGCGCCAGTACGGGCACCACCGCTGGGTGGAGGTCGCCTTCGACGGCGGTGACCCGGACCTCGCTGAGGGCGTGGAGCGGTGCCGCCGCCTGGGCGCCGGTCACGTCGCCCTGATCCGCGCCGCGTTCGCCGCTCCCGCCGAGATGCCGGCCGGGGTCCTGGACACCGGCCCCCTGCTGTCGGAAGCAGCGCTCGCCCAGGTGGTACGGGCCCGGGTGCAGGAGGCCCTGCACCGGCTGGCCCACGGGCAGGACGGCATCACCGAGGGGCTGGACGCCGAGCACGGCCACGGGTACGCGCACGCCCACGGCCCGGGCGGCGACCACGGGCACCCGCACGGCGGGGACCAGGGGCACGAACACGGCCACGCGCACGGGCCCGGGCATCCGCACGGGCCCGGCCACACACACGGCCACTCCCACCACTGA
- a CDS encoding urease subunit gamma, with the protein MNLAPREMDKLWIYVVADLARKRRDRGVKLNYSEACALISEGILEGARDGRTVAECMELGKQIVSGTDVMPGVREMLPLLQVEAAFVDGTKLVSCHDPVGA; encoded by the coding sequence ATGAATCTCGCCCCCCGTGAGATGGACAAGCTCTGGATCTACGTCGTGGCCGATCTGGCCCGCAAGCGGCGCGACCGGGGCGTCAAGCTCAACTACAGCGAGGCCTGCGCCCTGATCAGCGAGGGCATCCTCGAAGGGGCCCGCGACGGCAGGACCGTCGCCGAATGCATGGAGCTCGGCAAGCAGATCGTCTCCGGCACCGATGTCATGCCCGGCGTACGGGAGATGCTGCCGCTGCTCCAGGTCGAGGCCGCCTTCGTCGACGGCACCAAGCTCGTCTCCTGCCACGACCCCGTGGGCGCCTGA